The Fodinibius saliphilus genome has a segment encoding these proteins:
- a CDS encoding DMT family transporter, with amino-acid sequence MALPNSPSLSALGYIIFGAAMVSFTSVLVELAHVGPTVSAFYRMLFGGVILLGISLIRKERLWYGVKSLAIPLICAFLFSLDLFFWHRSILFVGPGLATILGNMQVFFVALLAVWLLKEHIGWRLMVAIPFAVVGLFLIVRTGWGEQGGAVKLGVLYGLLTALCYALYILTLRRSQSEEQKLRYSLFANMTWICLLASVFLGITVLIEPGAHFNIPDLQTWGALLALGIMGQVLGWVFISKGLPKVNASVAGLALLLQPALAFMWDILIFDRPTTALEYVGAAIVLGAIYLGSSQKKK; translated from the coding sequence ATGGCCTTACCTAACTCTCCATCTTTGTCTGCCCTCGGTTATATTATATTTGGTGCAGCAATGGTCAGTTTTACATCTGTGTTGGTAGAATTGGCTCATGTAGGGCCTACCGTTTCTGCATTCTACCGCATGCTTTTTGGCGGTGTTATTTTGTTGGGAATCTCCCTTATCCGTAAAGAACGTTTATGGTATGGGGTGAAAAGCCTTGCCATCCCGCTTATTTGTGCTTTCCTGTTCAGTTTGGACCTGTTTTTTTGGCATCGGAGTATTCTTTTTGTTGGGCCTGGCCTGGCTACCATTTTGGGTAATATGCAGGTGTTTTTTGTTGCACTGCTGGCGGTATGGTTGCTGAAAGAGCATATAGGTTGGCGGCTGATGGTAGCAATACCCTTTGCAGTTGTCGGTCTGTTTTTGATTGTAAGAACTGGATGGGGAGAGCAGGGGGGAGCTGTGAAGCTGGGGGTGCTATATGGATTACTCACAGCTCTTTGTTATGCTTTATATATCTTAACACTCAGAAGATCTCAGTCTGAGGAACAGAAACTACGCTATTCTTTATTTGCCAATATGACCTGGATCTGTTTGTTGGCATCAGTGTTTTTGGGAATTACAGTGCTCATAGAACCAGGTGCTCATTTTAATATTCCAGATCTGCAAACGTGGGGTGCATTATTGGCATTGGGTATTATGGGACAGGTACTCGGATGGGTATTTATTTCAAAGGGGTTACCCAAGGTTAATGCCTCGGTAGCAGGATTGGCTTTATTGCTACAGCCGGCATTGGCTTTTATGTGGGATATCCTCATCTTTGATAGACCAACCACAGCCCTGGAGTATGTAGGTGCTGCTATTGTTCTGGGGGCTATCTATCTTGGTTCATCCCAAAAGAAGAAATAA
- the sucC gene encoding ADP-forming succinate--CoA ligase subunit beta encodes MKIHEFQAKEILKEYNVAVPAGVAATEVDEAVEAAEEMKDNGASLFVVKAQIHAGGRGKGKTKESGVSGVILCDTIEEVREAAESLLGDTLVTVQTGEEGQKVQRIYVTDGVDIEQEFYLGILLDRSRSQNVIMVSTEGGVEIEKVAEETPEKIVKEWVEPGMDLQHNQARHLAFALGLEGDAFKKAVKFIMALYNCYMETDANMVEINPLVLTPGGDVMALDAKMTFDDNALYRHSEIEELRDKSEENPVELEASEYGLNYIKLDGNVGCMVNGAGLAMATMDIIKLSGGEPANFLDVGGSANVETVKNGFRIILEDENVKAILINIFGGIVRCDRVANGVIEAVKDPEIAEKVENVPIIVRLQGTNAEEAKEIIDNSNLNVISAVLLKEAADEVSKVLA; translated from the coding sequence ATGAAAATCCACGAGTTTCAAGCGAAAGAAATTTTAAAAGAGTATAACGTAGCCGTACCGGCCGGCGTTGCAGCAACAGAAGTTGATGAAGCTGTAGAAGCGGCTGAAGAGATGAAAGATAACGGTGCCAGCCTTTTTGTAGTGAAAGCCCAAATCCACGCCGGTGGACGCGGTAAAGGCAAAACAAAAGAAAGTGGCGTTAGCGGTGTTATCCTCTGTGATACTATTGAGGAAGTTCGCGAAGCGGCTGAATCGCTGCTCGGTGATACACTTGTTACAGTGCAAACCGGTGAAGAAGGTCAAAAAGTTCAGCGCATCTACGTAACCGACGGTGTGGACATTGAACAGGAATTTTATCTCGGTATTCTGCTCGATCGCTCTCGAAGCCAGAACGTAATTATGGTATCCACGGAAGGTGGAGTTGAAATTGAAAAAGTAGCAGAAGAAACACCCGAAAAAATTGTTAAAGAATGGGTTGAACCAGGCATGGACCTGCAACACAACCAAGCACGTCATCTGGCTTTTGCTTTAGGCCTTGAAGGTGATGCCTTCAAGAAAGCTGTTAAATTCATCATGGCGCTCTACAACTGCTATATGGAAACTGACGCCAATATGGTAGAAATCAACCCACTGGTGCTCACCCCCGGAGGTGATGTAATGGCGCTTGATGCGAAAATGACTTTTGATGATAACGCACTTTATCGCCACAGTGAAATTGAAGAACTGCGCGATAAGTCCGAAGAAAACCCTGTTGAACTGGAAGCTTCGGAGTATGGACTTAATTACATTAAGCTCGACGGCAATGTGGGTTGTATGGTCAATGGCGCCGGATTAGCCATGGCCACAATGGATATCATTAAGCTTTCTGGCGGTGAACCTGCCAATTTCCTCGACGTAGGCGGTAGTGCAAATGTCGAAACGGTTAAAAACGGCTTCCGCATTATCTTGGAAGATGAAAACGTAAAAGCCATTCTCATTAACATCTTCGGCGGCATTGTCCGTTGTGATCGCGTTGCCAATGGTGTTATTGAAGCTGTTAAAGATCCTGAAATTGCTGAGAAAGTTGAGAATGTACCTATTATTGTCCGACTACAAGGTACCAATGCTGAAGAAGCAAAAGAGATTATTGATAACTCGAATCTTAATGTGATCTCTGCTGTGCTACTCAAAGAAGCAGCTGATGAAGTTTCTAAAGTACTAGCTTAA
- a CDS encoding RNA polymerase sigma factor produces the protein MTEQKQEEIFNCWLHKHKALLFKVVRTYAFSPKDHDDLFQEIAIQVWRSIPNFREESAVTTWLYRVSLNTAIKWTRKETKHQNGHSSFEDLDHLLYEKETSNDPRLDWLYKQISKLDKVDRSITLLMLDGFSYKEISNILGLTVSNIGVKIHRIKKHLTSLSEEFEHHEI, from the coding sequence ATGACTGAACAAAAACAGGAAGAAATATTTAACTGCTGGCTGCACAAGCATAAAGCCCTGCTCTTTAAAGTAGTACGGACATATGCTTTTAGTCCAAAAGATCATGATGATCTTTTTCAAGAAATCGCCATCCAGGTTTGGAGATCGATCCCCAACTTTAGAGAAGAATCTGCTGTCACTACCTGGCTATATCGCGTATCCCTAAATACGGCTATAAAATGGACACGAAAAGAGACAAAACATCAAAACGGCCATTCTTCATTCGAAGATTTAGACCATTTACTCTACGAAAAAGAAACCTCTAACGATCCCCGGCTCGACTGGCTGTATAAACAGATTTCAAAACTTGATAAAGTCGACCGTTCAATAACATTACTGATGCTCGATGGCTTTAGTTACAAAGAAATCAGTAATATTCTGGGATTAACTGTTTCCAACATCGGCGTTAAAATCCATCGAATCAAAAAGCATTTAACTAGTCTATCGGAGGAATTTGAACACCATGAAATTTAA
- a CDS encoding tetratricopeptide repeat protein: MKYFITFVLTLFLIGASVEDARKANEAYEKENYEEAITLYKKAIDASPENSKLYFNLANAQAKAGKTKEAIRTFEQYKSMTDTPKERAKANYNIGNVLSNMKKWDKAVDYYKKSLRHMSDDSDAKHNYELAKKKKKEQDKKKEQQKKKQNNNKKNQDENKKQQDQQKKNNDQKNKQNQQQQNKQKQNQDQQKKKQQRPQKVSKAEAEKILKALEQKEKDLLKKFKKKKTESSKSKNEKDW; the protein is encoded by the coding sequence ATGAAGTATTTTATCACATTTGTGCTGACACTATTTCTTATTGGAGCTTCTGTTGAAGATGCCCGTAAAGCAAATGAAGCCTATGAGAAGGAAAATTATGAAGAGGCTATAACTCTTTATAAAAAGGCTATTGATGCCAGTCCTGAAAATTCAAAGCTCTACTTTAACCTGGCTAATGCCCAAGCCAAAGCCGGTAAAACGAAAGAAGCTATTCGTACATTTGAGCAGTACAAAAGCATGACTGATACTCCCAAAGAAAGAGCTAAAGCAAATTACAATATCGGCAATGTACTCTCTAATATGAAGAAGTGGGATAAAGCTGTTGATTATTATAAAAAGTCGCTTCGCCACATGAGCGATGATTCTGATGCTAAACATAATTACGAGCTGGCAAAAAAGAAGAAAAAAGAACAAGACAAAAAGAAGGAACAGCAAAAAAAGAAGCAGAATAATAACAAAAAGAACCAAGACGAGAACAAAAAGCAACAGGATCAACAGAAGAAGAATAACGATCAAAAGAATAAACAAAATCAACAGCAACAGAATAAGCAGAAGCAAAACCAAGATCAGCAAAAAAAGAAACAGCAACGGCCCCAGAAAGTCAGTAAAGCCGAGGCCGAAAAGATCCTTAAGGCTTTGGAACAAAAAGAGAAAGACCTGCTAAAGAAATTCAAGAAAAAGAAAACAGAGTCCAGTAAGAGTAAGAATGAAAAAGATTGGTAA
- the bshA gene encoding N-acetyl-alpha-D-glucosaminyl L-malate synthase BshA, with the protein MNIGIVCYPTFGGSGVVATELAKGLAQREHNVHILSYDRPARLDTFRTNISYHEVNMNTYPLFEYPPYDLALANQMANLIEYEKIDVLHVHYAIPHATSAYLAKQILGEKAADVPLITTLHGTDITIVGSDPSYKSVVDFSINQSDGVTAVSEYLRDETYDRFDIKKDIEVIPNFIDLERFKKSDKNHFKKAICPNGEKVVVHVSNFREVKRVPEVVSVFERVLKNGIEAKLLLVGDGPDRQRAEQRCRELGICGHVRFLGKQDQVEDILSIADLFLIPSGSETFGLAALEAMSCSVPVISSNIGGLPEVNTHGETGYLCDLDDIDCMGSYAVDILSDEELHQEMSLKARKQAEKFEMSKIITEYEKYYQQCKKEMRKQIA; encoded by the coding sequence ATGAATATAGGAATTGTATGTTACCCCACCTTTGGTGGTAGTGGTGTGGTTGCCACGGAATTAGCTAAAGGGTTAGCACAGCGCGAGCATAATGTTCACATTCTAAGTTATGACAGGCCGGCTCGGCTTGATACGTTTCGTACTAATATTTCGTATCACGAAGTGAACATGAATACCTATCCATTGTTCGAATATCCTCCCTATGATCTGGCACTGGCCAACCAGATGGCAAATCTTATCGAATATGAAAAGATCGATGTGTTGCATGTTCACTATGCTATTCCTCATGCCACAAGTGCATACTTGGCAAAGCAAATTTTAGGTGAGAAAGCTGCTGATGTGCCTTTAATTACCACTTTGCACGGAACTGACATCACTATTGTAGGAAGTGATCCCAGTTATAAAAGTGTGGTCGATTTTTCTATCAATCAAAGTGACGGGGTAACGGCAGTCTCTGAGTATTTGCGTGATGAAACTTATGATCGGTTTGATATCAAAAAGGATATAGAAGTGATTCCCAACTTTATTGATCTTGAGCGGTTCAAGAAATCTGATAAAAACCATTTTAAGAAAGCGATCTGTCCCAATGGTGAAAAGGTAGTTGTACATGTTTCAAACTTCCGAGAAGTAAAACGTGTGCCAGAAGTAGTCAGTGTTTTTGAACGAGTGTTAAAAAATGGTATTGAGGCTAAATTACTTCTTGTTGGGGATGGCCCTGACCGCCAGCGTGCGGAGCAACGTTGCAGGGAGTTGGGTATTTGCGGACATGTCCGTTTTTTGGGTAAGCAAGACCAGGTTGAAGATATTCTTTCTATTGCTGATCTGTTTTTAATTCCTTCAGGTTCGGAAACGTTTGGCTTAGCTGCACTGGAGGCGATGAGCTGTAGTGTGCCGGTGATCAGTTCTAATATTGGAGGTTTACCAGAGGTGAATACGCACGGTGAAACAGGCTACCTATGTGATCTGGATGATATTGACTGCATGGGTAGTTATGCGGTTGATATTCTATCTGATGAGGAATTGCACCAAGAGATGTCGCTGAAGGCACGAAAACAAGCTGAGAAGTTTGAGATGAGTAAAATTATTACGGAGTATGAGAAATATTATCAACAGTGTAAAAAAGAGATGCGTAAACAAATAGCATAA
- a CDS encoding YebC/PmpR family DNA-binding transcriptional regulator codes for MAGHSKWSNIKHKKAKEDKKRNKLFNKHLREISVAAREGGGDPEMNPRLDTAIENAKSDNVPKDNIERAIKKGTGELDEGDGAYEDATYEGYGPGGIAYFIEVTTNNYNRTVGSIRHIFTSHGGNLGTDGSVDYLFEQKGMIRIKKDENNVEEEEFMLEAIDAGAEDIDTDGDFFNVTTGRESMYEVRDALENLNYEIESAELIRIPMTEVKVEPEVAKSNFKLMNKFEDDDDVSNVFTNMKMDKETLAIAENMD; via the coding sequence ATGGCAGGTCATTCCAAATGGTCAAATATAAAGCATAAGAAGGCCAAAGAAGACAAAAAACGAAACAAACTTTTTAATAAGCATCTGCGTGAAATCTCTGTTGCTGCACGTGAAGGTGGCGGCGATCCAGAAATGAACCCACGTCTGGATACTGCCATCGAAAATGCAAAAAGTGACAACGTCCCTAAGGACAATATCGAACGCGCAATTAAAAAGGGTACTGGCGAGCTTGATGAAGGCGATGGTGCATATGAAGATGCTACCTATGAAGGCTATGGTCCCGGGGGGATAGCATATTTTATTGAAGTTACAACAAACAACTACAACCGTACGGTTGGCAGCATTCGTCATATTTTCACTTCTCACGGAGGAAACCTTGGTACGGATGGTTCTGTAGACTATCTATTTGAACAAAAAGGGATGATCCGCATAAAAAAAGATGAAAACAATGTGGAAGAAGAAGAGTTTATGCTAGAAGCCATTGATGCCGGTGCAGAAGATATCGATACTGATGGCGATTTCTTCAATGTAACAACAGGCCGTGAGTCAATGTATGAGGTTCGTGATGCGTTAGAAAATCTGAACTACGAAATTGAGTCAGCAGAACTTATTCGTATCCCGATGACCGAAGTCAAAGTTGAACCGGAAGTGGCTAAATCTAACTTTAAACTTATGAATAAGTTTGAAGATGACGATGATGTCTCAAATGTCTTCACTAATATGAAGATGGATAAAGAAACGTTGGCTATTGCTGAAAATATGGACTAA